The following proteins are co-located in the Hemicordylus capensis ecotype Gifberg chromosome 11, rHemCap1.1.pri, whole genome shotgun sequence genome:
- the LOC128335497 gene encoding uncharacterized protein LOC128335497 isoform X3 → MEETYLLNVEGVKKKILHGGRGELPDFQDGSKVTFHFQTLKDDFERTVIDDSRIAGIPMEIIVGKMFKIEVWETLLTSMRIGEVAEFWCDAVHTGMYALISKGMRKIAEGQDPLEGQKHRCGMGNMFDYHSTGYADLDELQRTPQPLIFIMELFKVEDPSAYKRDTWAMNKEEKLAAVPKLHTEGNRLVLARKFKEAAEKYQEAVICLRNLQAKEKPWEEDWVRLEKLLTPLVLNYCQCQLELGEYYEVLEHTTDLLQKDNENVKAYFKRAKAHTAVWNEKEARTDFLRVAQLDPSLAAAVRKELKLLGERMRRKHVEDRKKYQGIFQEPASRAGTAGGQAEQTHSPSGGGKAELPDKDLRAQMEGSERETLEPEESGEDVMTEGGATDHVNAEEEKRELTKEGGRVVQEGPVPQKGRRVEPGKEEQDAQGERKASRHSGEGCEASGPKAPSGFGQRWEPEGEREKAEELACGAGGQSGEAGLALVEGKEEEEEEDFCGDSEKEQGESAGEFMASTGEVSSQRCSTKAEVSLGKANSTRERKEFEAKCGEGEMKGRDHSGSQGQVCFGAENIKGLEGGLSSKEDREEVQLGRPEIEARMAPELCLREDTLFDRRKCERSRKESFTGEKEDEHREEIEFGKSTTESEGLSRSKGERSCGCGAEERDVGTGDCREGTRRENAERMVSFGTEKSEEEEEEEDGPEEAVGCGKEEMQAGCSAGKQEERQRDEVYTVTCDNPAPAVC, encoded by the exons ATGGAAGAAACATACCTGCTAAATGTGGAAGGGGTCAAGAAGAAGATCTTGCACGGAGGCCGTGGGGAGCTGCCGGATTTCCAAGATGGAAGCAAG GTCACTTTCCACTTCCAGACCCTGAAAGATGACTTTGAGCGAACGGTGATAGACGACAGCCGGATTGCTGGCATCCCCATGGAGATCATTGTGGGGAAGATGTTCAAGATCGAGGTGTGGGAAACCCTGCTGACTTCCATGCGGATCGGCGAGGTGGCAGAATTCTGGTGTGATGCTGTT CACACAGGAATGTATGCCCTGATCTCCAAGGGGATGCGGAAAATCGCGGAGGGCCAGGACCCTCTGGAGGGCCAGAAGCACCGCTGTGGGATGGGCAACATGTTTGACTATCACAGCACAGGCTATGCGGACCTGGATGAGCTGCAGAGGACGCCACAGCCACTCATCTTCATCATGGAGCTCTTCAAG GTAGAGGACCCCTCCGCGTACAAACGGGATACGTGGGCCATGAACAAGGAGGAGAAGCTGGCCGCTGTGCCAAAACTGCACACTGAAGGCAACCGGCTGGTCCTCGCACGGAAATTCAAGGAGGCGGCAGAGAAATACCAAGAAGCCGTCATCTGCTTGCGCAACCTTCAGGCCAAG GAGAAACCATGGGAGGAGGACTGGGTGAGACTAGAGAAGCTCCTCACACCCCTGGTGCTGaactactgccagtgccagctggAGCTGGGCGAATATTACGAGGTGCTGGAGCACACCACTGACCTCCTGCAGAAGGACAACG AAAATGTCAAGGCTTATTTCAAGCGGGCCAAGGCCCACACAGCCGTGTGGAACGAGAAGGAGGCACGCACCGACTTCCTGAGGGTGGCCCAACTGGACCCCTCTCTGGCTGCTGCGGTGAGGAAGGAGTTGAAGCTCCTGGGGGAAAGGATGAGGCGGAAACACGTGGAAGATCGCAAGAAGTACCAGGGGATCTTCCAGGAGCCTGCCTCTCGAGCGGGGACGGCGGGGGGCCAGGCAGAGCAAACCCATAGTCCTTCTGGGGGTGGGAAAGCAGAGCTTCCCGATAAAGACCTCCGGGCACAGATGGAAGGAAGTGAGCGAGAAACCCTGGAGCCGGAGGAGAGTGGAGAGGATGTGATGACGGAAGGAGGTGCCACAGACCATGTGAATgcggaggaggaaaagagagagttgaccaaggagggagggagagtggtccAAGAAGGCCCTGTGCCTCAGAAAGGGAGGAGGGTTGAACCAGGAAAGGAAGAGCAAGATGCCCAAGGGGAAAGGAAGGCCTCTAGGCATTCTGGAGAAGGCTGTGAAGCCTCTGGACCCAAAGCACCATCAGGATTTGGGCAACGGTGGGAGCCAGAAGGCGAGAGGGAGAAGGCAGAAGAGCTggcttgtggggcagggggacaaAGTGGAGAGGCGGGCCTTGCACTGgtggaggggaaagaagaagaagaagaagaggatttCTGCGGAGATTCTGAGAAGGAACAAGGGGAATCTGCAGGAGAATTCATGGCCAGCACAGGAGAAGTGTCCTCCCAGAGATGCTCCACCAAGGCAGAGGTGAGCCTTGGAAAAGCGAATTCCaccagagagaggaaggaatttGAAGCAAAGTGTGGGGAAGGAGAAATGAAAGGCAGAGACCATTCTGGTTCACAGGGGCAGGTGTGCTTTGGAGCAGAGAATATCAAGGGACTGGAAGGAGGGTTGAGTTCCAAAGAAGACCGTGAAGAGGTCCAGCTGGGAAGGCCAGAGATAGAAGCAAGAATGGCACCAGAACTATGTTTGAGGGAAGATACCCTCTTTGACAGGAGGAAGTGTGAGAGGTCAAGAAAAGAGAGTTTCACTGGAGAGAAGGAAGACGAACACAGAGAAGAAATAGAGTTTGGGAAGAGCACAACAGAATCGGAGGGTCTTTCCAGATCCAAGGGGGAGAGATCATGTGGgtgtggggcagaagagagaGATGTGGGCACTGGGGATTGCAGGGAAGGAACAAGAAGAGAGAATGCTGAGAGAATGGTGAGCTTTGGGACAGAGAAgtctgaagaagaagaggaggaggaggatggtccTGAAGAGGCAGTTGGGTGTGGAAAGGAAGAAATGCAAGCTGGGTGCAGCGCTGGGAAACAGGAAGAGAGGCAGAGGGACGAG GTGTACACCGTCACGTGTGACAATCCTGCACCAGCTGTCTGTTAG
- the LOC128335497 gene encoding sarcoplasmic reticulum histidine-rich calcium-binding protein-like isoform X1, whose translation MEETYLLNVEGVKKKILHGGRGELPDFQDGSKVTFHFQTLKDDFERTVIDDSRIAGIPMEIIVGKMFKIEVWETLLTSMRIGEVAEFWCDAVHTGMYALISKGMRKIAEGQDPLEGQKHRCGMGNMFDYHSTGYADLDELQRTPQPLIFIMELFKVEDPSAYKRDTWAMNKEEKLAAVPKLHTEGNRLVLARKFKEAAEKYQEAVICLRNLQAKEKPWEEDWVRLEKLLTPLVLNYCQCQLELGEYYEVLEHTTDLLQKDNENVKAYFKRAKAHTAVWNEKEARTDFLRVAQLDPSLAAAVRKELKLLGERMRRKHVEDRKKYQGIFQEPASRAGTAGGQAEQTHSPSGGGKAELPDKDLRAQMEGSERETLEPEESGEDVMTEGGATDHVNAEEEKRELTKEGGRVVQEGPVPQKGRRVEPGKEEQDAQGERKASRHSGEGCEASGPKAPSGFGQRWEPEGEREKAEELACGAGGQSGEAGLALVEGKEEEEEEDFCGDSEKEQGESAGEFMASTGEVSSQRCSTKAEVSLGKANSTRERKEFEAKCGEGEMKGRDHSGSQGQVCFGAENIKGLEGGLSSKEDREEVQLGRPEIEARMAPELCLREDTLFDRRKCERSRKESFTGEKEDEHREEIEFGKSTTESEGLSRSKGERSCGCGAEERDVGTGDCREGTRRENAERMVSFGTEKSEEEEEEEDGPEEAVGCGKEEMQAGCSAGKQEERQRDEVSQACFGPENYALRLRGNAAAEKAEGDFRWEGPEKTGVVAEPGLREQSFSIWGTGETSREDDRDTQDAKLPTPCIEGKDGTEAGSLLQAAELTRSCEQNLSGQCRMRLSEEGREV comes from the exons ATGGAAGAAACATACCTGCTAAATGTGGAAGGGGTCAAGAAGAAGATCTTGCACGGAGGCCGTGGGGAGCTGCCGGATTTCCAAGATGGAAGCAAG GTCACTTTCCACTTCCAGACCCTGAAAGATGACTTTGAGCGAACGGTGATAGACGACAGCCGGATTGCTGGCATCCCCATGGAGATCATTGTGGGGAAGATGTTCAAGATCGAGGTGTGGGAAACCCTGCTGACTTCCATGCGGATCGGCGAGGTGGCAGAATTCTGGTGTGATGCTGTT CACACAGGAATGTATGCCCTGATCTCCAAGGGGATGCGGAAAATCGCGGAGGGCCAGGACCCTCTGGAGGGCCAGAAGCACCGCTGTGGGATGGGCAACATGTTTGACTATCACAGCACAGGCTATGCGGACCTGGATGAGCTGCAGAGGACGCCACAGCCACTCATCTTCATCATGGAGCTCTTCAAG GTAGAGGACCCCTCCGCGTACAAACGGGATACGTGGGCCATGAACAAGGAGGAGAAGCTGGCCGCTGTGCCAAAACTGCACACTGAAGGCAACCGGCTGGTCCTCGCACGGAAATTCAAGGAGGCGGCAGAGAAATACCAAGAAGCCGTCATCTGCTTGCGCAACCTTCAGGCCAAG GAGAAACCATGGGAGGAGGACTGGGTGAGACTAGAGAAGCTCCTCACACCCCTGGTGCTGaactactgccagtgccagctggAGCTGGGCGAATATTACGAGGTGCTGGAGCACACCACTGACCTCCTGCAGAAGGACAACG AAAATGTCAAGGCTTATTTCAAGCGGGCCAAGGCCCACACAGCCGTGTGGAACGAGAAGGAGGCACGCACCGACTTCCTGAGGGTGGCCCAACTGGACCCCTCTCTGGCTGCTGCGGTGAGGAAGGAGTTGAAGCTCCTGGGGGAAAGGATGAGGCGGAAACACGTGGAAGATCGCAAGAAGTACCAGGGGATCTTCCAGGAGCCTGCCTCTCGAGCGGGGACGGCGGGGGGCCAGGCAGAGCAAACCCATAGTCCTTCTGGGGGTGGGAAAGCAGAGCTTCCCGATAAAGACCTCCGGGCACAGATGGAAGGAAGTGAGCGAGAAACCCTGGAGCCGGAGGAGAGTGGAGAGGATGTGATGACGGAAGGAGGTGCCACAGACCATGTGAATgcggaggaggaaaagagagagttgaccaaggagggagggagagtggtccAAGAAGGCCCTGTGCCTCAGAAAGGGAGGAGGGTTGAACCAGGAAAGGAAGAGCAAGATGCCCAAGGGGAAAGGAAGGCCTCTAGGCATTCTGGAGAAGGCTGTGAAGCCTCTGGACCCAAAGCACCATCAGGATTTGGGCAACGGTGGGAGCCAGAAGGCGAGAGGGAGAAGGCAGAAGAGCTggcttgtggggcagggggacaaAGTGGAGAGGCGGGCCTTGCACTGgtggaggggaaagaagaagaagaagaagaggatttCTGCGGAGATTCTGAGAAGGAACAAGGGGAATCTGCAGGAGAATTCATGGCCAGCACAGGAGAAGTGTCCTCCCAGAGATGCTCCACCAAGGCAGAGGTGAGCCTTGGAAAAGCGAATTCCaccagagagaggaaggaatttGAAGCAAAGTGTGGGGAAGGAGAAATGAAAGGCAGAGACCATTCTGGTTCACAGGGGCAGGTGTGCTTTGGAGCAGAGAATATCAAGGGACTGGAAGGAGGGTTGAGTTCCAAAGAAGACCGTGAAGAGGTCCAGCTGGGAAGGCCAGAGATAGAAGCAAGAATGGCACCAGAACTATGTTTGAGGGAAGATACCCTCTTTGACAGGAGGAAGTGTGAGAGGTCAAGAAAAGAGAGTTTCACTGGAGAGAAGGAAGACGAACACAGAGAAGAAATAGAGTTTGGGAAGAGCACAACAGAATCGGAGGGTCTTTCCAGATCCAAGGGGGAGAGATCATGTGGgtgtggggcagaagagagaGATGTGGGCACTGGGGATTGCAGGGAAGGAACAAGAAGAGAGAATGCTGAGAGAATGGTGAGCTTTGGGACAGAGAAgtctgaagaagaagaggaggaggaggatggtccTGAAGAGGCAGTTGGGTGTGGAAAGGAAGAAATGCAAGCTGGGTGCAGCGCTGGGAAACAGGAAGAGAGGCAGAGGGACGAGGTAAGCCAGGCATGTTTTGGGCCAGAGAATTATGCATTAAGACTGAGAGGGAATGCCGCAGCAGAAAAAGCAGAGGGTGATTTCCGTTGGGAAGGgccagagaaaacaggtgtgGTAGCAGAACCGGGCCTGAGGGAACAATCTTTCTCTATTTGGGGGACTGGTGAGACGTCAAGGGAGGACGACAGAGACACACAAGATGCTAAGTTGCCCACACCCTGCATAGAAGGCAAAGATGGAACAGAAGCAGGCTCTTTGCTGCAGGCAGCTGAGCTTACAAGAAGTTGTGAGCAGAACCTCTCAGGCCAGTGTAGGATGAGGCTCAGTGAGGAGGGGCGTGAGGTGTGA
- the LOC128335497 gene encoding aryl-hydrocarbon-interacting protein-like 1 isoform X4 yields MEETYLLNVEGVKKKILHGGRGELPDFQDGSKVTFHFQTLKDDFERTVIDDSRIAGIPMEIIVGKMFKIEVWETLLTSMRIGEVAEFWCDAVHTGMYALISKGMRKIAEGQDPLEGQKHRCGMGNMFDYHSTGYADLDELQRTPQPLIFIMELFKVEDPSAYKRDTWAMNKEEKLAAVPKLHTEGNRLVLARKFKEAAEKYQEAVICLRNLQAKEKPWEEDWVRLEKLLTPLVLNYCQCQLELGEYYEVLEHTTDLLQKDNENVKAYFKRAKAHTAVWNEKEARTDFLRVAQLDPSLAAAVRKELKLLGERMRRKHVEDRKKYQGIFQEPASRAGTAGGQAEQTHSPSGGGKAELPDKDLRAQMEGSERETLEPEESGEDVMTEGGATDHVNAEEEKRELTKEGGRVVQEGPVPQKGRRVEPGKEEQDAQGERKASRHSGEGCEASGPKAPSGFGQRWEPEGEREKAEELACGAGGQSGEAGLALVEGKEEEEEEDFCGDSEKEQGESAGEFMASTGEVSSQRCSTKAEVYTVTCDNPAPAVC; encoded by the exons ATGGAAGAAACATACCTGCTAAATGTGGAAGGGGTCAAGAAGAAGATCTTGCACGGAGGCCGTGGGGAGCTGCCGGATTTCCAAGATGGAAGCAAG GTCACTTTCCACTTCCAGACCCTGAAAGATGACTTTGAGCGAACGGTGATAGACGACAGCCGGATTGCTGGCATCCCCATGGAGATCATTGTGGGGAAGATGTTCAAGATCGAGGTGTGGGAAACCCTGCTGACTTCCATGCGGATCGGCGAGGTGGCAGAATTCTGGTGTGATGCTGTT CACACAGGAATGTATGCCCTGATCTCCAAGGGGATGCGGAAAATCGCGGAGGGCCAGGACCCTCTGGAGGGCCAGAAGCACCGCTGTGGGATGGGCAACATGTTTGACTATCACAGCACAGGCTATGCGGACCTGGATGAGCTGCAGAGGACGCCACAGCCACTCATCTTCATCATGGAGCTCTTCAAG GTAGAGGACCCCTCCGCGTACAAACGGGATACGTGGGCCATGAACAAGGAGGAGAAGCTGGCCGCTGTGCCAAAACTGCACACTGAAGGCAACCGGCTGGTCCTCGCACGGAAATTCAAGGAGGCGGCAGAGAAATACCAAGAAGCCGTCATCTGCTTGCGCAACCTTCAGGCCAAG GAGAAACCATGGGAGGAGGACTGGGTGAGACTAGAGAAGCTCCTCACACCCCTGGTGCTGaactactgccagtgccagctggAGCTGGGCGAATATTACGAGGTGCTGGAGCACACCACTGACCTCCTGCAGAAGGACAACG AAAATGTCAAGGCTTATTTCAAGCGGGCCAAGGCCCACACAGCCGTGTGGAACGAGAAGGAGGCACGCACCGACTTCCTGAGGGTGGCCCAACTGGACCCCTCTCTGGCTGCTGCGGTGAGGAAGGAGTTGAAGCTCCTGGGGGAAAGGATGAGGCGGAAACACGTGGAAGATCGCAAGAAGTACCAGGGGATCTTCCAGGAGCCTGCCTCTCGAGCGGGGACGGCGGGGGGCCAGGCAGAGCAAACCCATAGTCCTTCTGGGGGTGGGAAAGCAGAGCTTCCCGATAAAGACCTCCGGGCACAGATGGAAGGAAGTGAGCGAGAAACCCTGGAGCCGGAGGAGAGTGGAGAGGATGTGATGACGGAAGGAGGTGCCACAGACCATGTGAATgcggaggaggaaaagagagagttgaccaaggagggagggagagtggtccAAGAAGGCCCTGTGCCTCAGAAAGGGAGGAGGGTTGAACCAGGAAAGGAAGAGCAAGATGCCCAAGGGGAAAGGAAGGCCTCTAGGCATTCTGGAGAAGGCTGTGAAGCCTCTGGACCCAAAGCACCATCAGGATTTGGGCAACGGTGGGAGCCAGAAGGCGAGAGGGAGAAGGCAGAAGAGCTggcttgtggggcagggggacaaAGTGGAGAGGCGGGCCTTGCACTGgtggaggggaaagaagaagaagaagaagaggatttCTGCGGAGATTCTGAGAAGGAACAAGGGGAATCTGCAGGAGAATTCATGGCCAGCACAGGAGAAGTGTCCTCCCAGAGATGCTCCACCAAGGCAGAG GTGTACACCGTCACGTGTGACAATCCTGCACCAGCTGTCTGTTAG
- the LOC128335497 gene encoding aryl-hydrocarbon-interacting protein-like 1 isoform X5 yields MEETYLLNVEGVKKKILHGGRGELPDFQDGSKVTFHFQTLKDDFERTVIDDSRIAGIPMEIIVGKMFKIEVWETLLTSMRIGEVAEFWCDAVHTGMYALISKGMRKIAEGQDPLEGQKHRCGMGNMFDYHSTGYADLDELQRTPQPLIFIMELFKVEDPSAYKRDTWAMNKEEKLAAVPKLHTEGNRLVLARKFKEAAEKYQEAVICLRNLQAKEKPWEEDWVRLEKLLTPLVLNYCQCQLELGEYYEVLEHTTDLLQKDNENVKAYFKRAKAHTAVWNEKEARTDFLRVAQLDPSLAAAVYTVTCDNPAPAVC; encoded by the exons ATGGAAGAAACATACCTGCTAAATGTGGAAGGGGTCAAGAAGAAGATCTTGCACGGAGGCCGTGGGGAGCTGCCGGATTTCCAAGATGGAAGCAAG GTCACTTTCCACTTCCAGACCCTGAAAGATGACTTTGAGCGAACGGTGATAGACGACAGCCGGATTGCTGGCATCCCCATGGAGATCATTGTGGGGAAGATGTTCAAGATCGAGGTGTGGGAAACCCTGCTGACTTCCATGCGGATCGGCGAGGTGGCAGAATTCTGGTGTGATGCTGTT CACACAGGAATGTATGCCCTGATCTCCAAGGGGATGCGGAAAATCGCGGAGGGCCAGGACCCTCTGGAGGGCCAGAAGCACCGCTGTGGGATGGGCAACATGTTTGACTATCACAGCACAGGCTATGCGGACCTGGATGAGCTGCAGAGGACGCCACAGCCACTCATCTTCATCATGGAGCTCTTCAAG GTAGAGGACCCCTCCGCGTACAAACGGGATACGTGGGCCATGAACAAGGAGGAGAAGCTGGCCGCTGTGCCAAAACTGCACACTGAAGGCAACCGGCTGGTCCTCGCACGGAAATTCAAGGAGGCGGCAGAGAAATACCAAGAAGCCGTCATCTGCTTGCGCAACCTTCAGGCCAAG GAGAAACCATGGGAGGAGGACTGGGTGAGACTAGAGAAGCTCCTCACACCCCTGGTGCTGaactactgccagtgccagctggAGCTGGGCGAATATTACGAGGTGCTGGAGCACACCACTGACCTCCTGCAGAAGGACAACG AAAATGTCAAGGCTTATTTCAAGCGGGCCAAGGCCCACACAGCCGTGTGGAACGAGAAGGAGGCACGCACCGACTTCCTGAGGGTGGCCCAACTGGACCCCTCTCTGGCTGCTGCG GTGTACACCGTCACGTGTGACAATCCTGCACCAGCTGTCTGTTAG
- the LOC128335497 gene encoding sarcoplasmic reticulum histidine-rich calcium-binding protein-like isoform X2: MEETYLLNVEGVKKKILHGGRGELPDFQDGSKTLKDDFERTVIDDSRIAGIPMEIIVGKMFKIEVWETLLTSMRIGEVAEFWCDAVHTGMYALISKGMRKIAEGQDPLEGQKHRCGMGNMFDYHSTGYADLDELQRTPQPLIFIMELFKVEDPSAYKRDTWAMNKEEKLAAVPKLHTEGNRLVLARKFKEAAEKYQEAVICLRNLQAKEKPWEEDWVRLEKLLTPLVLNYCQCQLELGEYYEVLEHTTDLLQKDNENVKAYFKRAKAHTAVWNEKEARTDFLRVAQLDPSLAAAVRKELKLLGERMRRKHVEDRKKYQGIFQEPASRAGTAGGQAEQTHSPSGGGKAELPDKDLRAQMEGSERETLEPEESGEDVMTEGGATDHVNAEEEKRELTKEGGRVVQEGPVPQKGRRVEPGKEEQDAQGERKASRHSGEGCEASGPKAPSGFGQRWEPEGEREKAEELACGAGGQSGEAGLALVEGKEEEEEEDFCGDSEKEQGESAGEFMASTGEVSSQRCSTKAEVSLGKANSTRERKEFEAKCGEGEMKGRDHSGSQGQVCFGAENIKGLEGGLSSKEDREEVQLGRPEIEARMAPELCLREDTLFDRRKCERSRKESFTGEKEDEHREEIEFGKSTTESEGLSRSKGERSCGCGAEERDVGTGDCREGTRRENAERMVSFGTEKSEEEEEEEDGPEEAVGCGKEEMQAGCSAGKQEERQRDEVSQACFGPENYALRLRGNAAAEKAEGDFRWEGPEKTGVVAEPGLREQSFSIWGTGETSREDDRDTQDAKLPTPCIEGKDGTEAGSLLQAAELTRSCEQNLSGQCRMRLSEEGREV, encoded by the exons ATGGAAGAAACATACCTGCTAAATGTGGAAGGGGTCAAGAAGAAGATCTTGCACGGAGGCCGTGGGGAGCTGCCGGATTTCCAAGATGGAAGCAAG ACCCTGAAAGATGACTTTGAGCGAACGGTGATAGACGACAGCCGGATTGCTGGCATCCCCATGGAGATCATTGTGGGGAAGATGTTCAAGATCGAGGTGTGGGAAACCCTGCTGACTTCCATGCGGATCGGCGAGGTGGCAGAATTCTGGTGTGATGCTGTT CACACAGGAATGTATGCCCTGATCTCCAAGGGGATGCGGAAAATCGCGGAGGGCCAGGACCCTCTGGAGGGCCAGAAGCACCGCTGTGGGATGGGCAACATGTTTGACTATCACAGCACAGGCTATGCGGACCTGGATGAGCTGCAGAGGACGCCACAGCCACTCATCTTCATCATGGAGCTCTTCAAG GTAGAGGACCCCTCCGCGTACAAACGGGATACGTGGGCCATGAACAAGGAGGAGAAGCTGGCCGCTGTGCCAAAACTGCACACTGAAGGCAACCGGCTGGTCCTCGCACGGAAATTCAAGGAGGCGGCAGAGAAATACCAAGAAGCCGTCATCTGCTTGCGCAACCTTCAGGCCAAG GAGAAACCATGGGAGGAGGACTGGGTGAGACTAGAGAAGCTCCTCACACCCCTGGTGCTGaactactgccagtgccagctggAGCTGGGCGAATATTACGAGGTGCTGGAGCACACCACTGACCTCCTGCAGAAGGACAACG AAAATGTCAAGGCTTATTTCAAGCGGGCCAAGGCCCACACAGCCGTGTGGAACGAGAAGGAGGCACGCACCGACTTCCTGAGGGTGGCCCAACTGGACCCCTCTCTGGCTGCTGCGGTGAGGAAGGAGTTGAAGCTCCTGGGGGAAAGGATGAGGCGGAAACACGTGGAAGATCGCAAGAAGTACCAGGGGATCTTCCAGGAGCCTGCCTCTCGAGCGGGGACGGCGGGGGGCCAGGCAGAGCAAACCCATAGTCCTTCTGGGGGTGGGAAAGCAGAGCTTCCCGATAAAGACCTCCGGGCACAGATGGAAGGAAGTGAGCGAGAAACCCTGGAGCCGGAGGAGAGTGGAGAGGATGTGATGACGGAAGGAGGTGCCACAGACCATGTGAATgcggaggaggaaaagagagagttgaccaaggagggagggagagtggtccAAGAAGGCCCTGTGCCTCAGAAAGGGAGGAGGGTTGAACCAGGAAAGGAAGAGCAAGATGCCCAAGGGGAAAGGAAGGCCTCTAGGCATTCTGGAGAAGGCTGTGAAGCCTCTGGACCCAAAGCACCATCAGGATTTGGGCAACGGTGGGAGCCAGAAGGCGAGAGGGAGAAGGCAGAAGAGCTggcttgtggggcagggggacaaAGTGGAGAGGCGGGCCTTGCACTGgtggaggggaaagaagaagaagaagaagaggatttCTGCGGAGATTCTGAGAAGGAACAAGGGGAATCTGCAGGAGAATTCATGGCCAGCACAGGAGAAGTGTCCTCCCAGAGATGCTCCACCAAGGCAGAGGTGAGCCTTGGAAAAGCGAATTCCaccagagagaggaaggaatttGAAGCAAAGTGTGGGGAAGGAGAAATGAAAGGCAGAGACCATTCTGGTTCACAGGGGCAGGTGTGCTTTGGAGCAGAGAATATCAAGGGACTGGAAGGAGGGTTGAGTTCCAAAGAAGACCGTGAAGAGGTCCAGCTGGGAAGGCCAGAGATAGAAGCAAGAATGGCACCAGAACTATGTTTGAGGGAAGATACCCTCTTTGACAGGAGGAAGTGTGAGAGGTCAAGAAAAGAGAGTTTCACTGGAGAGAAGGAAGACGAACACAGAGAAGAAATAGAGTTTGGGAAGAGCACAACAGAATCGGAGGGTCTTTCCAGATCCAAGGGGGAGAGATCATGTGGgtgtggggcagaagagagaGATGTGGGCACTGGGGATTGCAGGGAAGGAACAAGAAGAGAGAATGCTGAGAGAATGGTGAGCTTTGGGACAGAGAAgtctgaagaagaagaggaggaggaggatggtccTGAAGAGGCAGTTGGGTGTGGAAAGGAAGAAATGCAAGCTGGGTGCAGCGCTGGGAAACAGGAAGAGAGGCAGAGGGACGAGGTAAGCCAGGCATGTTTTGGGCCAGAGAATTATGCATTAAGACTGAGAGGGAATGCCGCAGCAGAAAAAGCAGAGGGTGATTTCCGTTGGGAAGGgccagagaaaacaggtgtgGTAGCAGAACCGGGCCTGAGGGAACAATCTTTCTCTATTTGGGGGACTGGTGAGACGTCAAGGGAGGACGACAGAGACACACAAGATGCTAAGTTGCCCACACCCTGCATAGAAGGCAAAGATGGAACAGAAGCAGGCTCTTTGCTGCAGGCAGCTGAGCTTACAAGAAGTTGTGAGCAGAACCTCTCAGGCCAGTGTAGGATGAGGCTCAGTGAGGAGGGGCGTGAGGTGTGA